The genomic window TTTTGCATTTTGCTTTTTTCATCGCTCATATCAGCCACACTTGCCAGCGAAACAATGACCGGCGATCCAGCGATACCCGCAATAATCCGCGCCAAAAACAGCAAATATAAATTCTGGCTTAACGCATAAAGTAGATAGTCGAACGTAAACGCCACAAAGCAAATGATTAAAATAGGCTTACGACCAAACTTATCAGAAATAGCCCCCATAATTGGCGCAAAGAGAAATTGCATAATACCAAACGTAGCCAATAGCCAGCCGCCGATAAGTGCATTATCCACAACCGTATCGTGGGTGACTGATTCCAGCAACGACGGGATAATCGGATAAATAAGAAATAACCCTATCTGGTCTAAAAAAACGGTTACCAGTAAACAAATAAATGATAAAGACAATGTCTTCTTCTGCATACTAACCTCATGGAGCTACTATCAATAATAGAATTCTCAATACCGACCCGACAGCACAGAAAACTGCAATGTAAACTGTGCTGTTCGCACAATCATGGAATGATCCTGTTAACTTTTCTGAATATCCCAAAACTCTTTATAGATGCCGCCATGCTCTAATAACTGCTGGTGCGTACCACTTTCCGCAACATGACCTTTATCAATCACTAGAATTTGCTTGGCGCCAATTATTGTGGAAAGACGATGAGCAATAACCAATACCGTTTTTCCCCGGACAAGAGTGTTAATCACCTCTTGCACCGCAAGTTCATTCTGGGTATCAAGTGCAGCTGTTGGCTCGTCGAGGATAAGGATTGGCGCGTTCTTTAAAATAGCCCGCGCAATAGAAATGCGCTGTCTTTCTCCGCCGGAGAGGCTTTTACCAATATCATTGAGGCGTGTTTGATAACCATCCTTAAAATTTTGAATAAATTCATGACAATTAGCCTGCTTGCACACGTTAATCACGTCTTCGTCAGTAGCTGACAATTTCGCCATACGAATGTTGTTCATAATGGTATCTTGGAACAGATATACATCCTGAAACACCACCGAGATCAAGCTCATTAACTGCTGTTGAGACATATCACGGATATCTATGCCACCAATTTTGATACTGCCTGAAGTGACGTCTGCAAAGCGTAGAATAAGTTTTGTGATGGTCGTTTTACCGCATCCACTGGCACCAACCAAAGCAGTAAGCGCTTTCTCAGGGATGGTAATAGAAATATCATTCAGCACCTGTTTATCTTGCCCTCTATAGGCGAAATTTACCCCTGTAAAGGAAATATCATAATGCGTAGGCATCACTTCTGCTTTTTTTTCCGGTAAGGAAGGTGCGTTCAGCAATTCCTGCAACTTTTCATAGCCGATAACCAACGACTCGAGCATTGACGACATCTGTACGAAAAAATTCAGCACGTCTGTACAACGAGCAACAATAAGCAACACGCAGGCTAGCAGAAAGTATGAAATAGCTGACGCATTAACAAGATATGCACCCAGTGAAATAATCAGTATCAGACCTATTTGGATCATAACCGTGATAATCAAGTTCGGCTTTTCACCCTTTTTGGTGCCGATACGCAGTATATTTGCCACATCTCTGGCAACTTTAATAAACTGCGTCATTTTCTCTTCGGTCTGGCCGGTCGATTTCAGGACATCCAGCCCTTGAACAAATTCAACAGCTTCCCCCTTTAGCTTTGCATTAGCTTCTGCCAAGATACTGAACCCACGGCGGTAGGCCTTTCTGCGCCACAGATAGAGCGGAATAGCCATCGGAAAAACTAAAAACATCATCAGAGAAAGCTGCCAGCTGTAGAATAACAAGGCGATAGCGGCTGACAGAGGAATAACCACACCAGTAATAATGATGTTAAGCAGCATAAAGGTGTATACCGCTGCTTCATTCACACTCTGCATTAAGATGTAATTGATTTCCCCAGATCTGAATTGGCTAAGATAATCTAAGGAAATATGCCGCAGTTTATTACCTAACTTCTCCCGAAGTTCCGTAACAGCAAGCGTCGAATAACCATCTGCATCATAGCGCTCAGAAAGCACTTTAAAAATAAAACTGGTAGCCAAAAGAACGACAACAATGATTAAACAAGGGATCACCGCAGCAACATCTTTTGTTTCTAATGCAGCAAATAAAGGGTAAAGCAAAACCAGTGATACACCAAACAAAGAGGATGAGATTACGGTATAGATCAGGCTGCGAATAAAAATACTCTTTTGTTTACCTGCCGCATTGACCAACCCGGAATAGGTCATTAGCAGCGATTTAGCGGTGCGAGTTTGCGTATTAATATACTCTTTCATTGCTTTCCTCATCTTCAATATTATTCGTTGGGATCGACCAGTTTTTTGCTTTTTTATACTCTTGCCACAACGTTTTATAATCTTCTGAAGTTTCAATTAGCTCTTCATGGCGACCATGAGCGGTAATAATGCCTTTATCTAATAATATAATTTGATCGGCGTTGATTACGCTTGCCAGACGATGAGTCACCATAATCACGGTTTTATTTTTATCAATTAGCCGATTGAATGCTTTTAGTAATAACGCTTCATTTCGCGCATCAGAGAATGCTGTCGGTTCGTCTAAAATAACGATTGGGCGGTTTTGTAGAAAAGTTCTTGCAATAGTAATTCGCTGCTTTTGCCCACCGGATAATAGCTGCCCACGTTCACCCACTAGAGTCTTGTACTGTTCAGGTAGCCGCATGATGAAATCATGTATCTCCGCTTTTTTAGCTGCTTCTATAACTTTTTCATCAGAGATATCATTTAGCCCATAGCGAATGTTATCTGCGATAGAACACGAGAATAAAAAATTGTCCTGAAAAACAAATGAAATTTTTGCCATAAGTTCCGCATACTCAATATCTTTGATATTGACGCCACCTAGCGTAATCCTGCCTTCGGTAGCCTCAAGGAATCGAGGGATCAAGTTTGCCAGTGTCGTTTTCCCAGAACCTGACGTGCCGATAAGTACAGTAAAAGCATTCTCAGGAATACGGAGTGTAATGTTGGATAAAACAACGTTCGCGTTCTGATAAGAAAAATCGACATTATCGAAAATAATTTCGTTGTTATTAGGGTGCTGGGGATTTTCTGGTGCTTTAAGAATAGGCAGGTTTTCAACGTCAAAAATTCTTTCTATTGCCGCTTTCGATTTTTGTAGGATCTGAAACAAGCCCATGACGGGGTGAATGCTCTCCGCTATGCCGATTGCCAATAGTAAAAAACTGAATGTGGTAATAAATGAAATATGATCATACAGTTGGGCTAAGCTTAATCCAACAATCAGAATAATGCTCATTGGCATTGGAGAGAAAAGACTACGGGCAATTTTTGAAGACAGGCGCATTGATTGTAGCCAATGAAAAACCACGGCACAGTAGTTTTCCAGCGCCTTTTGATATTGACCAAATGCCCCTGCTCCGGCATCAAAGGTTCTGACAGCGCTCATTCCCTGAATATATTCAATAATTTTACTGTTAATTTGAATCGTGGCGTTATTGTATGTTTCTTTTAAAAGCTTGCCCTTTTTCATCATGTAGCTCAGCAACAAAAAGGTCACTAAAGTAATAGCAAAAACGATGCTGGCAAAAATCCAATTAAAAATGAATAAAACTATCAGGGTAAAAATCGGCGTTACAAAAGCCTCCGCTTTTAACGGGGGAGCATCAGCAACAAAAGCATGGAGTTCTTTAATATCATCAATCAAAGTTTTGACCAGATTTCCCCCTCCCATGTTCCTGACCGTTTCGATAGGCAGTTGATTAACTTTTTTCACCAGCCGGGTACGCAGTATTTCTTCTAATTCAAATGCTGCATAGTGAGATTTATCATGGGCATAAATTCGGAGGGTATAAAAAAGAATACTCATTATTAGCAGGGAGATAATCGGCAACCAAGGAAACGCTTTGGAGTCAACGATCAATTGGTGTAAAACCCAGATCAGCATAAGCCATATGCTGATTTTTAGCACTTGGGCAATGGATGCCCAAAATATAGAATGAGATATCTTTTTCTTTACAGGAAGAAATATATCAGTGTGATTCATTATTATGTGCCTTAATCATAGTGCAATAAAATCTGCTACGCGCAAGCCAGATCTGTTCACATTGTTGGAAACAACGACCTAACGGAAGAAACAGACGCCGTTAAGCGCCAATATGGGATGAAGGTAAACAAAAATTCGCCGTGTTGGCTCGCTAAAAACAAACCTCAGGGCTGAGAAACGTTATACAGCGGAAATGCTGCCCTGCCATTGCGGCACGAGGGTAAGCATCTTATCGGTTGCTAGTCAGCACCATTTGACTTGCATCGACAATCTTCGTAAGCAAAGCAAGACGTGTGGCCTTGTCGTTTAGGTAAAAATGCCCTCCAGTAAAGATATAGCTACCCAGCCAACGAGTTGTATAGTCAGACCATTTTTCAACAGCCTCTCGGGAAACAATCTCCGTATCATCCTCGCCAAACATAGCCATCAGCGGACTGGTCGTCGAAATCGGCGCGGCATCCATCAACTTATCGTTGAGCTGAAAATCATTACGCAAAATAGGTAAAAAGAAATCCAAAACTGCCTGATTATCAACCAGTTCCTCAGGAAGACCGCCATAAACAGCAACTACCTTAAGAAATTCTTCTCTAGGCAATAAATGATAATTCCTTGGCCGGTTCAATAGCATTGATGTTTCAGGCCTGCCGCTCAGAACAATTAATTGGATAGCTCCTGCGCGGTTTCTTAGCTGCAATTGCTTAACCACCTGTAATGCCAAAATACTACCAACACTATGACCAAAAAACGCAATTTTGCTTTTTCCCTTATTAATGATTGCTTCGGTAATTTCGTTGATCAACCTATGTGGATCATTTGTTAATGGCTCTTTTAACCGACTACCGTGCCCAGGATATTCCACAGGGCAAACATTCAGCCAGTCAGGTATAGTCGTTTTTAACACTGCCTCCCGTATGCTTCTCAATACTGTGGTCATGTATGACGTGTTCTATTACTTTTGCTAAATCATTTATCCGGCTGTTGTCATATATGGATTGAAAAGGCAAATCAATGTTAAAGCGTTTATTCAGTCGTAAAACTAAAGTGGTAAGGCTTAACGAATTACCGCCAATTTCAAAGAAGTCATCAGTTAACGCGATTGATGCTGGGTTCAGGGATAGCACCTCAGCAATTTCCTCAATCAAGCTTTCTGCATATTCAGCTATTTCTCCGTGTTCCACGTGACGCACCACGTTTGCATTTAAGATATATTTTTCTTTCAAAGCCTTGCGATCTATTTTCTGATTTGGCGTGATGGTCCACTCATCAACAATATGACATTCATTCGGGATCATGTAGACAGGCAAAACTCGTCGGAGTGCTTCTTTTATATCACTAAATTTGGCATGTACAGCATCCGAAGCCAGCATAAATAAGTGTAGGGTCGTGTTGTTTAAAACCGAGTGAGCAACAATAACGACTTCCTGACATTTGAACTCTTTACAGATAATATTTTCAATTTCACCTAACTCAACCCTGAAACCTCGGATCTGAACCTGACCATCATTCCTGCCCATAAAATACAGCATGCCATCATAGTCATAATAAGCGAGGTCACCAGTGCAGTATCCACCATATTTAAAGGATTTTCGTGTAAGTTCTGTATTATGAAGATAGCCGGAACCCACTCCGGGGCCGATGATTAACATTTCCCCGACAACACCTGGAGGAAGCGGATTACCATGCGAGTCAATAATTTTTATTTCTGTTTCCGGTAAAGGATAGCCTAGTGCGGCGGCATTGCGGGTTTCATGCACAGGGTTATACGTCGCCATAACGGCCGTTTCAGTTGGTCCGTAGAGGTTATAAAATGATTTTGACGTATCTTTTACCCACTCCATCGCAAAATTAGCTGGGCATATATCGCCACCGGTTAACAGCGTATCCACATGTAGCAGTTCGCTAATATTGAGGTGTGAAATAACGATCGGCGGTAAAAATGCAAACTCTATTTCGTTTGCATTCAAGTATTGGGTAATTTGATTCAGATCCTGCCGCTTGCTATTCGGAATGAGATACAGACAGCTGCAACTCACCACTGATAGCGCCAGTTCGAGAATGGACGCATCAAAACTAATGGATGAAAACTGCATCGCCCGCCTGAACTTAACTTTTTCCCCCATGACCTGACGGCATGAGGCAAGCAGTGTTTTGACGCCTCTATTCGTGTTCATAGCCCCTTTTGGATTACCGGTGGAGCCCGATGTATAAATAATATACGCTGGGCTCTCATCGTCGAGCTCCGGTAGCAACTGTTGTGGCTTATCTTGCAAATATGTTTCTGTAATTTCTTCCATCAGGATGTACTGTACGTTATCAAAAATACGTTCAGTTACGCTGGTAGTGATAACTCTGGCAAGTCCCGCATCCCTAGCAATAAATTTCAAGCGTTCTTCAGGGTATGACAAGTCCAACGGCAAATAGCAGCCACCACGCGCCATAATGGCAAGCATTGCAAGAAAGGAATCAATACTTCGATTCAAATAAACACCGACGATCTCCCCTTTACGTATATCTAGGTTAGCGGCAATTTGCTTAATTTTTTTCGACAGTTGTTGGTAGGTGTAAGTCGTTGACTCATCGACAAAGGCCAGTTGCAAGGGGTGTTGGCGGGCATTTTCATTAATTTGCTGATATAAATTCAGCTCAACTGCCACATTATCGCCTTTTAAAACTGGGTAATAGCACGATAACGTGCCCAGCACATCATTGAGTATACGGCCTGAATCCGTTGCGATGGTGTCGATCAAGCGCGCAAATATGGTACTTACCTCTGATGATGCTGTAGCGATCGGAACTGCTGGGGCAATGGCGTCGTCAGGCTCAATCCAGTAACTTTCCGGGTTAAGCCTAGCAACCGGAAGCTCAACGACATAGCTTTTATCTATCACCCGGCTCAGATCTAGCCGGGCAAATCGGTAGCAGAAGGGACATAATCTTGTGCAAAAATGGCATCCGCCTGCGTAACGTCGACAATTGGGATCTGAAATGCTTCCGGAACTAAATGGCGGGTTTTCGCATCGACGATAATAAGACAGGGTTGCGCATCTTCAAGGATTTGCTCAATACGGCTTGCTGGCTGATCGATATCCAGCGGTAAATATGCGGCTCCTGACGCCAAAACACCCCATACCCCCACAATCTGCTGCCAGCCTTTCGGTAACAAAATGGCAACAATCGCCGGCCGCTCCTGCTGCAATCTGTTGGCATGGATAAAGGCTCCCAATTGGCATGCGCGGTTAAATAGCGTCTGATAACTCAACGTTGTCTCTTCGCAAATAATCGCATTGGCAGCCCCCTGTCCTGGGATTTGCATCACCTCGGCAAACTGGCGGAACAGCGGTTTTTCACTGAACGGGACGGAGTTGTTGTTAATAACTTGCCTTATTTTTCTCTGTTCTTCCGGCAAAAAGATAACATTATGTTGCTGAATATATTCCCGATAATCGGGAGAGATAATACTAGTGACTATTCGCTCGAAAGCCTGAAATATCAATTCAATACAGCCGTCGGCGAAATAATTACGCACATAGTCCCATCTTACCGCCAGCTTGCCTTGATAAAATTCATGCCGGCAGTCCAATAATACATTTGGCGTATGCGATATGTCATACTGAACCTCACCGAATAATCTGCCTTTCAGCGCGTCCCTTTGTGGATCCAACCCATGGCTGAGCGTAAAAACAATCGGGAAGGAAGTTAATGATGTGACATTATTCGACTCCACCAGTTTCCTCAATTGTTTACTGCCAGAAACTTGTTCATGCTTCAAGTCGTCAAGATACTGCCGATGGATGTAACGAATTCGCTCTTCGAAAGTTGGAATATTTGCTAGGTTAAGACTGAGAATGGAAAATGATGAAAACTCACCAACGATATCATTAATTTGGTGAGAGAACTTTGGGCGGGTAAATCGCGGAATATTTAGACTAAAATCTTGCGATTCATTCCAATAGCTGACAGCTTCGACAAAAGCACTCAATATCAATGTATCTATATTAATATCAAGCGCTTTTGCCCGCACTTGTAAAAGATCAACTTCAGCAGGGCTAAAAATA from Providencia sneebia DSM 19967 includes these protein-coding regions:
- a CDS encoding ABC transporter ATP-binding protein; the encoded protein is MKEYINTQTRTAKSLLMTYSGLVNAAGKQKSIFIRSLIYTVISSSLFGVSLVLLYPLFAALETKDVAAVIPCLIIVVVLLATSFIFKVLSERYDADGYSTLAVTELREKLGNKLRHISLDYLSQFRSGEINYILMQSVNEAAVYTFMLLNIIITGVVIPLSAAIALLFYSWQLSLMMFLVFPMAIPLYLWRRKAYRRGFSILAEANAKLKGEAVEFVQGLDVLKSTGQTEEKMTQFIKVARDVANILRIGTKKGEKPNLIITVMIQIGLILIISLGAYLVNASAISYFLLACVLLIVARCTDVLNFFVQMSSMLESLVIGYEKLQELLNAPSLPEKKAEVMPTHYDISFTGVNFAYRGQDKQVLNDISITIPEKALTALVGASGCGKTTITKLILRFADVTSGSIKIGGIDIRDMSQQQLMSLISVVFQDVYLFQDTIMNNIRMAKLSATDEDVINVCKQANCHEFIQNFKDGYQTRLNDIGKSLSGGERQRISIARAILKNAPILILDEPTAALDTQNELAVQEVINTLVRGKTVLVIAHRLSTIIGAKQILVIDKGHVAESGTHQQLLEHGGIYKEFWDIQKS
- a CDS encoding ABC transporter ATP-binding protein, coding for MNHTDIFLPVKKKISHSIFWASIAQVLKISIWLMLIWVLHQLIVDSKAFPWLPIISLLIMSILFYTLRIYAHDKSHYAAFELEEILRTRLVKKVNQLPIETVRNMGGGNLVKTLIDDIKELHAFVADAPPLKAEAFVTPIFTLIVLFIFNWIFASIVFAITLVTFLLLSYMMKKGKLLKETYNNATIQINSKIIEYIQGMSAVRTFDAGAGAFGQYQKALENYCAVVFHWLQSMRLSSKIARSLFSPMPMSIILIVGLSLAQLYDHISFITTFSFLLLAIGIAESIHPVMGLFQILQKSKAAIERIFDVENLPILKAPENPQHPNNNEIIFDNVDFSYQNANVVLSNITLRIPENAFTVLIGTSGSGKTTLANLIPRFLEATEGRITLGGVNIKDIEYAELMAKISFVFQDNFLFSCSIADNIRYGLNDISDEKVIEAAKKAEIHDFIMRLPEQYKTLVGERGQLLSGGQKQRITIARTFLQNRPIVILDEPTAFSDARNEALLLKAFNRLIDKNKTVIMVTHRLASVINADQIILLDKGIITAHGRHEELIETSEDYKTLWQEYKKAKNWSIPTNNIEDEESNERVY
- a CDS encoding thioesterase II family protein, which produces MLKTTIPDWLNVCPVEYPGHGSRLKEPLTNDPHRLINEITEAIINKGKSKIAFFGHSVGSILALQVVKQLQLRNRAGAIQLIVLSGRPETSMLLNRPRNYHLLPREEFLKVVAVYGGLPEELVDNQAVLDFFLPILRNDFQLNDKLMDAAPISTTSPLMAMFGEDDTEIVSREAVEKWSDYTTRWLGSYIFTGGHFYLNDKATRLALLTKIVDASQMVLTSNR
- a CDS encoding non-ribosomal peptide synthetase encodes the protein MIDKSYVVELPVARLNPESYWIEPDDAIAPAVPIATASSEVSTIFARLIDTIATDSGRILNDVLGTLSCYYPVLKGDNVAVELNLYQQINENARQHPLQLAFVDESTTYTYQQLSKKIKQIAANLDIRKGEIVGVYLNRSIDSFLAMLAIMARGGCYLPLDLSYPEERLKFIARDAGLARVITTSVTERIFDNVQYILMEEITETYLQDKPQQLLPELDDESPAYIIYTSGSTGNPKGAMNTNRGVKTLLASCRQVMGEKVKFRRAMQFSSISFDASILELALSVVSCSCLYLIPNSKRQDLNQITQYLNANEIEFAFLPPIVISHLNISELLHVDTLLTGGDICPANFAMEWVKDTSKSFYNLYGPTETAVMATYNPVHETRNAAALGYPLPETEIKIIDSHGNPLPPGVVGEMLIIGPGVGSGYLHNTELTRKSFKYGGYCTGDLAYYDYDGMLYFMGRNDGQVQIRGFRVELGEIENIICKEFKCQEVVIVAHSVLNNTTLHLFMLASDAVHAKFSDIKEALRRVLPVYMIPNECHIVDEWTITPNQKIDRKALKEKYILNANVVRHVEHGEIAEYAESLIEEIAEVLSLNPASIALTDDFFEIGGNSLSLTTLVLRLNKRFNIDLPFQSIYDNSRINDLAKVIEHVIHDHSIEKHTGGSVKNDYT
- a CDS encoding condensation domain-containing protein, with amino-acid sequence MNYLNNGGDIFPMSDMQKAYWISITDGVLENSSRIQYYCEYNLADFDLTRFTLAWRNILHRHAMLRTVASDDGKQRIVEHLPNDGLSYIDLRGMEEHQKQALFTDTRHQLSHRKFHCSESPQFDLYLLQNTDVTTFLLSLNMWGVDAPSVNIILSDLAHYYYHPQQDLPVLTFQYRDYIHEYSRRENMPDYAQSEAYWDKRLASTNEPPALPVRSGVSRNTDFSVCTENFQQLAHIFSPAEVDLLQVRAKALDINIDTLILSAFVEAVSYWNESQDFSLNIPRFTRPKFSHQINDIVGEFSSFSILSLNLANIPTFEERIRYIHRQYLDDLKHEQVSGSKQLRKLVESNNVTSLTSFPIVFTLSHGLDPQRDALKGRLFGEVQYDISHTPNVLLDCRHEFYQGKLAVRWDYVRNYFADGCIELIFQAFERIVTSIISPDYREYIQQHNVIFLPEEQRKIRQVINNNSVPFSEKPLFRQFAEVMQIPGQGAANAIICEETTLSYQTLFNRACQLGAFIHANRLQQERPAIVAILLPKGWQQIVGVWGVLASGAAYLPLDIDQPASRIEQILEDAQPCLIIVDAKTRHLVPEAFQIPIVDVTQADAIFAQDYVPSATDLPG